A single genomic interval of Electrophorus electricus isolate fEleEle1 chromosome 2, fEleEle1.pri, whole genome shotgun sequence harbors:
- the als2a gene encoding alsin isoform X2: protein MEEQRSSEKEKTSRERGLLYRWQGYSCTVNPEKVLLPRPVCHAALGISHGVLLTEDGLVYSFGDLYWRHSSRSQALSPVLEGFVGGQRVLRVSAGSFHCAAITDDGVVHAWGENANGQCGVSDLSLVPSPTPVSIVDDETVPPERVWILDVACGAQHTLALSGKHEVWAWGTGCQLGLVTNVFPVQRAQKVEHLSGRYVLQIACGGFHSLALVRSLPPLKSSRQSSETCGQCRQPLYTVIDKDDHVIISNNHYCPLGVELTDEKQGQRSNQGSPALMAKTELSGPDQQVFTGLFEDFCPGQKALDGSCRDDAAKKETFHQEPAPVSVTDSSAALPKNLKRTKTKSSPYPDEQALKDYLRRMSDQSLSENFEAVPTEGSRPPSRQTSLKDRCRVDQHDKPMFPALAPLTIRDVTNLSDVAPVATQSSASSALSSQTGRDALPLGVSACDDSEVKDRAVSCQDSLTGGGGEEACDESQAKNQDSERKCLEANKSASLSDVRIEDTDGLGRRRSLPGLLSKGFPKKVGASTLTTSGVSKTENLFPSLYTEVWSWGRGQDGQLGHGDSLPRLQPLCIKSLSNKEIVKVVAGSNHTLALTAQCQVYSWGSNKLGQLGHMDSSTVPHLVKVSEGIRVWDVAAGQTHTLLLADGDCIQPILYYSGKQVQEGQDSHASTCTQTPTLLPFCMNLGYVSSVFAGGLNCLALADQNAMGFISTLHELASAERKLYCTLSRVKSQILRPLLSRESVSSCLGQTSMQLFQTVAGCFSRLCHLTGQHAISLNSFLQNSRDVKTLTILKKADIFLDTYKEYSVPLGNFLVMGGFQALVKPAQECFGKKLELAQKLLELKEKDASPSDLLLKLLYMPLQHLCDYGRVLLKMTACFDVSSVEYRRLQDGCLQYEVLAHLVSKQRKDAEATHSFWKNFSGKSLESLRKPSRRLVCESGNKDLTLQNSGRFSVNTFILFNDTLVHAQGTIPSKKFFSSHFIYPLATLWIEPVSDENVGLLGLKLTTPEESFIVLASSPLEKGKWLRAINQAVDHVLGLGQNGQVISPSGSQRAEPPVSRTATYTFTKEGRLKEATYNGRWLSGKPHGKGTLKWADGRVYCGTFKHGLEDGFGDYMMPNKTLNKFDRYKGHWKEGKMHGFGTYWYATGEVYEGSFQDHQRHGHGMMSSGRLASPSSSSVFVGHWLNDKKAGYGIYDDITKGEKYMGMWLEDQRQGSGVVVTQFGLYYEGAFSNNRMTGVGLLLCEDDTAFEGEFSEDWLLNGKGVMRMPNGDSFEGIFVGEWGSELKVVGTFLKPSLYETETEVKQSKTPQVGRYAVPAEQKWRAVFEECWSRLGCEFPGQGENDRAWENIAVILTSSRRKQTDSPQMLSRSQCKLLESLEVIPQHRGSVSAQAYDIIRRYLIKACDTPLHPLGWLLETLVTVYRMTYVGVGSNRRLLQQAVEEIQSYLRRIFQLVRFLFPGLPEEGGFIPESSEGAGSDSLSDSSQSDSTQQGWIVSSSSLLLPILLPRLYHPLFTLYSLEREREEELYWDCIVRLNRQPDLSLLTFLGVPQKFWPVSVSILGKEKEVLPSTKDACFATAVETLQQISTAFIPADKLQVIQLTFEDVTQEVQTMLGQDFLWSMDDLFPVFLYVVVRAQIRNLGSEVSLIDDLMEPALQHGELGLMFTTLKACYYQIQHENTTCF from the exons ATGGAGGAACAGAGGAG CTCTGAGAAGGAGAAAACCTCCAGAGAAAGGGGATTGCTCTACAGGTGGCAGGGCTACTCCTGCACCGTTAACCCAGAGAAGGTGCTTCTCCCTAGGCCTGTGTGTCATGCTGCATTGGGCATCAGTCATGGAGTTCTGCTGACAGAGG aTGGGCTTGTCTACAGCTTCGGGGATCTGTACTGGAGGCACAGCTCAAGATCTCAGGCGTTGAGTCCCGTTCTGGAGGGCTTTGTGGGTGGCCAGCGTgtcctgcgtgtgtctgcgggCAGCTTCCACTGCGCCGCTATAACCGACGATGGCGTGGTCCACGCTTGGGGCGAGAATGCCAACGGCCAGTGTGGCGTCTCTGATTTGAGCCTGGtcccaagccccacccctgtCAGCATTGTGGACGACGAAACGGTCCCTCCAGAAAGGGTCTGGATCCTGGATGTAGCATGCGGGGCCCAGCACACCTTAGCCTTGTCTGGCAAGCACGAGGTGTGGGCATGGGGCACTGGCTGCCAGCTGGGCCTTGTTACTAACGTGTTCCCCGTGCAGAGAGCACAGAAAGTGGAGCACCTCTCAGGCAGATATGTGTTGCAGATCGCCTGTGGTGGGTTTCACAGCCTGGCTTTGGTTCGCTCGCTGCCTCCTCTGAAGTCCTCGCGGCAGTCCTCGGAGACGTGTGGTCAGTGCAGGCAGCCTCTTTACACTGTAATTGACAAGGATGACCATGTCATTATTTCTAACAACCATTACTGCCCACTAGGGGTAGAACTAACTGATGAAAagcagggtcaaaggtcaaaccaGGGCTCCCCAGCTCTGATGGCAAAAACAGAACTCTCAGGACCTGACCAACAGGTCTTCACTGGGCTCTTTGAAGATTTCTGTCCCGGTCAGAAAGCTTTAGATGGATCGTGCCGAGACGACGCAGCTAAGAAGGAAACATTCCATCAGGAACCAGCCCCTGTGTCCGTCACTGACAGCTCAGCGGCGTTGCCAAAAAACCTGAAAAGGACAAAAACCAAAAGCTCCCCTTACCCTGATGAACAGGCTCTTAAAGACTACCTCAGGAGGATGTCTGATCAGTCTCTCTCAGAGAATTTTGAGGCCGTCCCCACAGAGGGTTCGCGGCCTCCAAGCCGCCAGACGTCACTCAAGGACCGATGTAGAGTGGACCAGCATGACAAACCCATGTTTCCTGCTTTAGCACCACTTACCATCAGAGATGTTACTAACCTGTCAGATGTTGCACCAGTGGCTACACAAAGCAGTGCAAGTTCTGCTTTAAGCAGCCAGACTGGTCGTGATGCACTACCACTTGGGGTTTCTGCTTGCGACGATTCTGAAGTTAAAGACAGGGCCGTCAGTTGTCAGGACTCGTTAACGGGTGGTGGCGGAGAGGAGGCTTGTGATGAAAGCCAAGCAAAAAATCAAGATTCAGAGCGGAAGTGTCTGGAAGCCAACAAGAGCGCCAGCCTGAGTGATGTCAGGATCGAGGACACAGATGGACTTGGCCGCAGGAGATCTTTACCTGGCTTGCTCTCAAAag GGTTCCCGAAGAAAGTTGGAGCGTCCACTTTGACGACCTCGGGCGTCTCTAAAACAGAGAATCTCTTCCCTTCTCTGTATACAGAGGTGTGGagttgggggaggggtcaggATGGTCAGCTAGGTCATGGAGACAGCTTGCCCAG GTTACAGCCTCTGTGTATCAAGAGCTTAAGCAACAAGGAAATTGTCAAGGTTGTTGCTGGATCAAATCACACTCTCGCCCTGACAGCGCAATGCCAG GTTTACTCTTGGGGTAGCAATAAATTGGGTCAGCTGGGTCACATGGACTCATCAACTGTGCCTCACCTTGTGAAG GTGTCTGAAGGCATCCGTGTGTGGGACGTAGCGGCtgggcagacacacaccctgctgctggCTGATGGAGACTGCATCCAGCCTATACTGTACTACAGTGGCAAGCAGGTGCAGGAGGGGCAGGACTCTCATGCCAGCACATGCACCCAGACACCAACCCTGCTACCCTTCTGCATGAAT CTAGGTTATGTGAGCAGTGTTTTTGCCGGAGGACTGAACTGTTTGGCTCTAGCTGATCAGAATGCGATGGGTTTCATTAGCACTCTGCATGAGCTGGCGTCTGCAGAGAGGAAGCTTTACTGCACACTAAGCAGGGTGAAGAGCCAGATACTACGTCCCCTACTGTCTCGGG AAAGTGTCAGCTCATGTCTGGGCCAAACCTCCATGCAGCTGTTCCAGACTGTGGCAGGATGTTTCAGTCGTCTGTGCCATCTGACAGGGCAGCATGCCATCTCTCTCAACAGCTTCCTTCAGAACAGCAGAGACGTCAAGACTCTTACCATTTTGAAAAAGGCGGACATTTTTCTAGACACCTATAAGGA GTACAGTGTGCCTTTAGGGAACTTTCTGGTAATGGGTGGATTCCAGGCCCTGGTCAAGCCCGCTCA AGAATGTTTTGGGAAGAAGTTGGAGTTGGCACAGAAGCTCCTGGagctgaaagagaaagatgctTCGCCCAGTGATTtgctgctgaagctgttgtACATGCCACTGCAACACCTGTGTGACTATGGTAGGGTGCTGCTGAAGATGACTGCCTGCTTTGATGTG TCCTCTGTGGAGTACCGAAGGCTTCAAGATGGCTGCTTGCAGTATGAGGTCTTGGCTCATCTCGTGAGCAAGCAGAGGAAAGATGCAGAAGCCACTCATTCTTTCTGGAAGAACTTTTCTGGAAAGAGCTTG GAGTCTCTGCGGAAGCCTTCTCGGCGGCTGGTGTGCGAGAGCGGCAATAAGGATTTGACTCTGCAGAACTCCGGAAGATTCTCAGTCAACACgtttattctcttcaacgacaCACTTGTTCATGCGCAG gGTACCATTCCATCTAAAAAGTTT TTCTCCTCTCATTTCATCTATCCACTGGCCACACTATGGATAGAGCCCGTCTCAGATGAGAATGTTGGCTT GTTAGGGTTGAAGCTGACCACCCCTGAAGAGAGCTTCATAGTGCTGGCGTCCTCCCCCCTGGAGAAG GGGAAGTGGCTACGGGCCATCAACCAGGCCGTGGATCACGTCCTGGGGCTGGGTCAGAATGGGCAGGTCATTAGTCCGAGTGGCAGTCAGAGGGCGGAGCCTCCTGTTTCCCGCACTGCCACTTATACGTTCACTAAAGAGGGCAGGCTCAAAGAGGCCACGTACAACGGCCGCTGGTTGTCTGGCAAACCCCATGGCAA AGGGACGCTGAAGTGGGCTGATGGCCGAGTTTACTGTGGCACATTCAAGCATGGTCTGGAGGATGG GTTTGGAGACTATATGATGCCCAATAAGACCTTGAACAAGTTTGATCGTTACAAGGGCCACTGGAAGGAGGGAAAAATGCACGGCTTTGGGACATACTG GTACGCCACGGGCGAGGTGTATGAGGGTTCGTTCCAGGACCACCAGCGGCACGGCCACGGCATGATGAGCAGCGGCCGCCTGGCCTCGCCCTCCTCCAGCAGTGTGTTCGTCGGACATTGGCTCAACGACAAGAAGGCTGGCTACGGCATCTACGACGACATCACCAA GGGTGAGAAGTACATGGGAATGTGGCTAGAAGACCAGCGTCAGGGCAGCGGGGTCGTGGTCACCCAGTTCGGCCTCTATTACGAGGGAGCTTTTAGCAACAACAGGATGACG GGCGTCGGGCTTCTGCTGTGCGAAGATGACACGGCCTTTGAGGGAGAGTTTTCGGAGGACTGGCTGCTGAACGGGAAG GGTGTGATGCGCATGCCTAATGGAGACTCATTTGAGGGCATCTTTGTGGGCGAGTGGGGCTCTGAGCTAAAGGTTGTTGGTACCTTTCTAAAGCCATCCCTTTACGAGACTGAGACTGAGGTGAAGCAGAGTAAAACCCC tcaggtTGGTCGTTACGCAGTGCCAGCAGAACAGAAGTGGAGGGCTGTTTTCGAGGAGTGCTGGAGTCGACTTGGCTGTGAATTTCCAGGTCAGGGGGAGAACGACAGAGCTTGGGAAAACATCGCAGTCATTCTCACAAGCAGCCGcagaaagcagacagacag TCCACAGATGCTGAGTCGCTCACAGTGTAAGTTACTGGAGAGTCTGGAGGTGATCCCCCAGCACAGGGGGTCTGTTTCCGCCCAGGCCTATGACATCATCCGCCGCTACCTCATCAAG GCATGCGATACCCCGCTCCACCCGCTGGGCTGGCTGCTGGAGACTCTGGTCACTGTCTACAGGATGACCTACGTGGGCGTGGGCTCCAACAGGAGGCTCCTACAGCAGGCTGTGGAGGAGATACAGTCCTACCTGAGACGCATATTTCAGCTGGTCAG GTTCTTGTTTCCTGGTCTGCCTGAGGAGGGGGGTTTCATCCCTGAGTCCTCAGAGGGGGCAGGCAGCGATTCACTGAGTGACAGCTCCCAGTCCGACAGCACCCAGCAGGG CTGGATCGTGAGTAGCTCCAGCCTGCTACTCCCCATTCTCTTGCCTCGCCTGTATCATCCTCTCTTCACGCTGTACTcgctggagagagagcgagaggaggagcTCTACTGGGACTGCATAGTCCGCCTCAACAGGCAGCCCGACCTGTCCCTGCTTACTTTCCTGGGAGTGCCTCA gAAGTTCTGGCCAGTCTCAGTGTCTATTCTTGGAAAGGAAAAAGAG GTGCTGCCTAGCACTAAAGATGCTTGCTTTGCTACTGCTGTGGAGACACTGCAACAGATTAG CACGGCTTTCATTCCCGCAGACAAGCTCCAGGTGATCCAGCTGACTTTTGAGGATGTCACACAGGAAGTGCAGACCATGTTGGGCCAGGACTTCCTGTGGAGCATGGATGACCTTTTTCCAGTGTTCCTCTATGTAGTCGTCCGTGCACA gATCAGAAACCTGGGCTCCGAGGTGAGCCTGATAGACGACCTGATGGAGCCTGCATTACAACATGGAGAGTTGGGTCTCATGTTCACTACTCTAAAA GCCTGCTACTACCAGATTCAGCATGAGAACACCACGTGCTTCTAG
- the als2a gene encoding alsin isoform X1: MEEQRSSEKEKTSRERGLLYRWQGYSCTVNPEKVLLPRPVCHAALGISHGVLLTEDGLVYSFGDLYWRHSSRSQALSPVLEGFVGGQRVLRVSAGSFHCAAITDDGVVHAWGENANGQCGVSDLSLVPSPTPVSIVDDETVPPERVWILDVACGAQHTLALSGKHEVWAWGTGCQLGLVTNVFPVQRAQKVEHLSGRYVLQIACGGFHSLALVRSLPPLKSSRQSSETCGQCRQPLYTVIDKDDHVIISNNHYCPLGVELTDEKQGQRSNQGSPALMAKTELSGPDQQVFTGLFEDFCPGQKALDGSCRDDAAKKETFHQEPAPVSVTDSSAALPKNLKRTKTKSSPYPDEQALKDYLRRMSDQSLSENFEAVPTEGSRPPSRQTSLKDRCRVDQHDKPMFPALAPLTIRDVTNLSDVAPVATQSSASSALSSQTGRDALPLGVSACDDSEVKDRAVSCQDSLTGGGGEEACDESQAKNQDSERKCLEANKSASLSDVRIEDTDGLGRRRSLPGLLSKGFPKKVGASTLTTSGVSKTENLFPSLYTEVWSWGRGQDGQLGHGDSLPRLQPLCIKSLSNKEIVKVVAGSNHTLALTAQCQVYSWGSNKLGQLGHMDSSTVPHLVKVSEGIRVWDVAAGQTHTLLLADGDCIQPILYYSGKQVQEGQDSHASTCTQTPTLLPFCMNLGYVSSVFAGGLNCLALADQNAMGFISTLHELASAERKLYCTLSRVKSQILRPLLSRESVSSCLGQTSMQLFQTVAGCFSRLCHLTGQHAISLNSFLQNSRDVKTLTILKKADIFLDTYKEYSVPLGNFLVMGGFQALVKPAQECFGKKLELAQKLLELKEKDASPSDLLLKLLYMPLQHLCDYGRVLLKMTACFDVSSVEYRRLQDGCLQYEVLAHLVSKQRKDAEATHSFWKNFSGKSLESLRKPSRRLVCESGNKDLTLQNSGRFSVNTFILFNDTLVHAQGTIPSKKFFSSHFIYPLATLWIEPVSDENVGLLGLKLTTPEESFIVLASSPLEKGKWLRAINQAVDHVLGLGQNGQVISPSGSQRAEPPVSRTATYTFTKEGRLKEATYNGRWLSGKPHGKGTLKWADGRVYCGTFKHGLEDGFGDYMMPNKTLNKFDRYKGHWKEGKMHGFGTYWYATGEVYEGSFQDHQRHGHGMMSSGRLASPSSSSVFVGHWLNDKKAGYGIYDDITKGEKYMGMWLEDQRQGSGVVVTQFGLYYEGAFSNNRMTGVGLLLCEDDTAFEGEFSEDWLLNGKGVMRMPNGDSFEGIFVGEWGSELKVVGTFLKPSLYETETEVKQSKTPQVGRYAVPAEQKWRAVFEECWSRLGCEFPGQGENDRAWENIAVILTSSRRKQTDSPQMLSRSQCKLLESLEVIPQHRGSVSAQAYDIIRRYLIKACDTPLHPLGWLLETLVTVYRMTYVGVGSNRRLLQQAVEEIQSYLRRIFQLVRFLFPGLPEEGGFIPESSEGAGSDSLSDSSQSDSTQQGWIVSSSSLLLPILLPRLYHPLFTLYSLEREREEELYWDCIVRLNRQPDLSLLTFLGVPQKFWPVSVSILGKEKEQVLPSTKDACFATAVETLQQISTAFIPADKLQVIQLTFEDVTQEVQTMLGQDFLWSMDDLFPVFLYVVVRAQIRNLGSEVSLIDDLMEPALQHGELGLMFTTLKACYYQIQHENTTCF, translated from the exons ATGGAGGAACAGAGGAG CTCTGAGAAGGAGAAAACCTCCAGAGAAAGGGGATTGCTCTACAGGTGGCAGGGCTACTCCTGCACCGTTAACCCAGAGAAGGTGCTTCTCCCTAGGCCTGTGTGTCATGCTGCATTGGGCATCAGTCATGGAGTTCTGCTGACAGAGG aTGGGCTTGTCTACAGCTTCGGGGATCTGTACTGGAGGCACAGCTCAAGATCTCAGGCGTTGAGTCCCGTTCTGGAGGGCTTTGTGGGTGGCCAGCGTgtcctgcgtgtgtctgcgggCAGCTTCCACTGCGCCGCTATAACCGACGATGGCGTGGTCCACGCTTGGGGCGAGAATGCCAACGGCCAGTGTGGCGTCTCTGATTTGAGCCTGGtcccaagccccacccctgtCAGCATTGTGGACGACGAAACGGTCCCTCCAGAAAGGGTCTGGATCCTGGATGTAGCATGCGGGGCCCAGCACACCTTAGCCTTGTCTGGCAAGCACGAGGTGTGGGCATGGGGCACTGGCTGCCAGCTGGGCCTTGTTACTAACGTGTTCCCCGTGCAGAGAGCACAGAAAGTGGAGCACCTCTCAGGCAGATATGTGTTGCAGATCGCCTGTGGTGGGTTTCACAGCCTGGCTTTGGTTCGCTCGCTGCCTCCTCTGAAGTCCTCGCGGCAGTCCTCGGAGACGTGTGGTCAGTGCAGGCAGCCTCTTTACACTGTAATTGACAAGGATGACCATGTCATTATTTCTAACAACCATTACTGCCCACTAGGGGTAGAACTAACTGATGAAAagcagggtcaaaggtcaaaccaGGGCTCCCCAGCTCTGATGGCAAAAACAGAACTCTCAGGACCTGACCAACAGGTCTTCACTGGGCTCTTTGAAGATTTCTGTCCCGGTCAGAAAGCTTTAGATGGATCGTGCCGAGACGACGCAGCTAAGAAGGAAACATTCCATCAGGAACCAGCCCCTGTGTCCGTCACTGACAGCTCAGCGGCGTTGCCAAAAAACCTGAAAAGGACAAAAACCAAAAGCTCCCCTTACCCTGATGAACAGGCTCTTAAAGACTACCTCAGGAGGATGTCTGATCAGTCTCTCTCAGAGAATTTTGAGGCCGTCCCCACAGAGGGTTCGCGGCCTCCAAGCCGCCAGACGTCACTCAAGGACCGATGTAGAGTGGACCAGCATGACAAACCCATGTTTCCTGCTTTAGCACCACTTACCATCAGAGATGTTACTAACCTGTCAGATGTTGCACCAGTGGCTACACAAAGCAGTGCAAGTTCTGCTTTAAGCAGCCAGACTGGTCGTGATGCACTACCACTTGGGGTTTCTGCTTGCGACGATTCTGAAGTTAAAGACAGGGCCGTCAGTTGTCAGGACTCGTTAACGGGTGGTGGCGGAGAGGAGGCTTGTGATGAAAGCCAAGCAAAAAATCAAGATTCAGAGCGGAAGTGTCTGGAAGCCAACAAGAGCGCCAGCCTGAGTGATGTCAGGATCGAGGACACAGATGGACTTGGCCGCAGGAGATCTTTACCTGGCTTGCTCTCAAAag GGTTCCCGAAGAAAGTTGGAGCGTCCACTTTGACGACCTCGGGCGTCTCTAAAACAGAGAATCTCTTCCCTTCTCTGTATACAGAGGTGTGGagttgggggaggggtcaggATGGTCAGCTAGGTCATGGAGACAGCTTGCCCAG GTTACAGCCTCTGTGTATCAAGAGCTTAAGCAACAAGGAAATTGTCAAGGTTGTTGCTGGATCAAATCACACTCTCGCCCTGACAGCGCAATGCCAG GTTTACTCTTGGGGTAGCAATAAATTGGGTCAGCTGGGTCACATGGACTCATCAACTGTGCCTCACCTTGTGAAG GTGTCTGAAGGCATCCGTGTGTGGGACGTAGCGGCtgggcagacacacaccctgctgctggCTGATGGAGACTGCATCCAGCCTATACTGTACTACAGTGGCAAGCAGGTGCAGGAGGGGCAGGACTCTCATGCCAGCACATGCACCCAGACACCAACCCTGCTACCCTTCTGCATGAAT CTAGGTTATGTGAGCAGTGTTTTTGCCGGAGGACTGAACTGTTTGGCTCTAGCTGATCAGAATGCGATGGGTTTCATTAGCACTCTGCATGAGCTGGCGTCTGCAGAGAGGAAGCTTTACTGCACACTAAGCAGGGTGAAGAGCCAGATACTACGTCCCCTACTGTCTCGGG AAAGTGTCAGCTCATGTCTGGGCCAAACCTCCATGCAGCTGTTCCAGACTGTGGCAGGATGTTTCAGTCGTCTGTGCCATCTGACAGGGCAGCATGCCATCTCTCTCAACAGCTTCCTTCAGAACAGCAGAGACGTCAAGACTCTTACCATTTTGAAAAAGGCGGACATTTTTCTAGACACCTATAAGGA GTACAGTGTGCCTTTAGGGAACTTTCTGGTAATGGGTGGATTCCAGGCCCTGGTCAAGCCCGCTCA AGAATGTTTTGGGAAGAAGTTGGAGTTGGCACAGAAGCTCCTGGagctgaaagagaaagatgctTCGCCCAGTGATTtgctgctgaagctgttgtACATGCCACTGCAACACCTGTGTGACTATGGTAGGGTGCTGCTGAAGATGACTGCCTGCTTTGATGTG TCCTCTGTGGAGTACCGAAGGCTTCAAGATGGCTGCTTGCAGTATGAGGTCTTGGCTCATCTCGTGAGCAAGCAGAGGAAAGATGCAGAAGCCACTCATTCTTTCTGGAAGAACTTTTCTGGAAAGAGCTTG GAGTCTCTGCGGAAGCCTTCTCGGCGGCTGGTGTGCGAGAGCGGCAATAAGGATTTGACTCTGCAGAACTCCGGAAGATTCTCAGTCAACACgtttattctcttcaacgacaCACTTGTTCATGCGCAG gGTACCATTCCATCTAAAAAGTTT TTCTCCTCTCATTTCATCTATCCACTGGCCACACTATGGATAGAGCCCGTCTCAGATGAGAATGTTGGCTT GTTAGGGTTGAAGCTGACCACCCCTGAAGAGAGCTTCATAGTGCTGGCGTCCTCCCCCCTGGAGAAG GGGAAGTGGCTACGGGCCATCAACCAGGCCGTGGATCACGTCCTGGGGCTGGGTCAGAATGGGCAGGTCATTAGTCCGAGTGGCAGTCAGAGGGCGGAGCCTCCTGTTTCCCGCACTGCCACTTATACGTTCACTAAAGAGGGCAGGCTCAAAGAGGCCACGTACAACGGCCGCTGGTTGTCTGGCAAACCCCATGGCAA AGGGACGCTGAAGTGGGCTGATGGCCGAGTTTACTGTGGCACATTCAAGCATGGTCTGGAGGATGG GTTTGGAGACTATATGATGCCCAATAAGACCTTGAACAAGTTTGATCGTTACAAGGGCCACTGGAAGGAGGGAAAAATGCACGGCTTTGGGACATACTG GTACGCCACGGGCGAGGTGTATGAGGGTTCGTTCCAGGACCACCAGCGGCACGGCCACGGCATGATGAGCAGCGGCCGCCTGGCCTCGCCCTCCTCCAGCAGTGTGTTCGTCGGACATTGGCTCAACGACAAGAAGGCTGGCTACGGCATCTACGACGACATCACCAA GGGTGAGAAGTACATGGGAATGTGGCTAGAAGACCAGCGTCAGGGCAGCGGGGTCGTGGTCACCCAGTTCGGCCTCTATTACGAGGGAGCTTTTAGCAACAACAGGATGACG GGCGTCGGGCTTCTGCTGTGCGAAGATGACACGGCCTTTGAGGGAGAGTTTTCGGAGGACTGGCTGCTGAACGGGAAG GGTGTGATGCGCATGCCTAATGGAGACTCATTTGAGGGCATCTTTGTGGGCGAGTGGGGCTCTGAGCTAAAGGTTGTTGGTACCTTTCTAAAGCCATCCCTTTACGAGACTGAGACTGAGGTGAAGCAGAGTAAAACCCC tcaggtTGGTCGTTACGCAGTGCCAGCAGAACAGAAGTGGAGGGCTGTTTTCGAGGAGTGCTGGAGTCGACTTGGCTGTGAATTTCCAGGTCAGGGGGAGAACGACAGAGCTTGGGAAAACATCGCAGTCATTCTCACAAGCAGCCGcagaaagcagacagacag TCCACAGATGCTGAGTCGCTCACAGTGTAAGTTACTGGAGAGTCTGGAGGTGATCCCCCAGCACAGGGGGTCTGTTTCCGCCCAGGCCTATGACATCATCCGCCGCTACCTCATCAAG GCATGCGATACCCCGCTCCACCCGCTGGGCTGGCTGCTGGAGACTCTGGTCACTGTCTACAGGATGACCTACGTGGGCGTGGGCTCCAACAGGAGGCTCCTACAGCAGGCTGTGGAGGAGATACAGTCCTACCTGAGACGCATATTTCAGCTGGTCAG GTTCTTGTTTCCTGGTCTGCCTGAGGAGGGGGGTTTCATCCCTGAGTCCTCAGAGGGGGCAGGCAGCGATTCACTGAGTGACAGCTCCCAGTCCGACAGCACCCAGCAGGG CTGGATCGTGAGTAGCTCCAGCCTGCTACTCCCCATTCTCTTGCCTCGCCTGTATCATCCTCTCTTCACGCTGTACTcgctggagagagagcgagaggaggagcTCTACTGGGACTGCATAGTCCGCCTCAACAGGCAGCCCGACCTGTCCCTGCTTACTTTCCTGGGAGTGCCTCA gAAGTTCTGGCCAGTCTCAGTGTCTATTCTTGGAAAGGAAAAAGAG CAGGTGCTGCCTAGCACTAAAGATGCTTGCTTTGCTACTGCTGTGGAGACACTGCAACAGATTAG CACGGCTTTCATTCCCGCAGACAAGCTCCAGGTGATCCAGCTGACTTTTGAGGATGTCACACAGGAAGTGCAGACCATGTTGGGCCAGGACTTCCTGTGGAGCATGGATGACCTTTTTCCAGTGTTCCTCTATGTAGTCGTCCGTGCACA gATCAGAAACCTGGGCTCCGAGGTGAGCCTGATAGACGACCTGATGGAGCCTGCATTACAACATGGAGAGTTGGGTCTCATGTTCACTACTCTAAAA GCCTGCTACTACCAGATTCAGCATGAGAACACCACGTGCTTCTAG